In Papaver somniferum cultivar HN1 chromosome 1, ASM357369v1, whole genome shotgun sequence, a genomic segment contains:
- the LOC113281731 gene encoding uncharacterized protein LOC113281731 isoform X1 codes for MVVTKEKVVVIHVKNFSGHVKIDSDGSWICAGGEKQPKLENHPNPVVEAKRQVEVLESYFEQRGVELPNGYVTCRVVLSNPSCRALPFIDFPPEVVPFDQLITPQPETKDVFTGWNSRIKEAFRGGKKEDLDRINRFNQQLHFVLSTAPMWDKFELEGNKHLLGEFLRFEGKDVWALRQIKRSKVSRLVIQKSAMFGFGCSEFQVLYSARDYRSQGASGSKWKEVTVKSSIEVLFQQQNSTKVRKFKLSSITSMSLSA; via the exons ATGGTTGTCACCAAAGA GAAAGTAGTGGTGATCCATGTTAAGAACTTTTCTGGGCATGTAAAGATTGATTCAGATGGTAGTTGGATTTGTGCTGGAGGAGAAAAACAACCAAAATTAGAGAATCATCCAAATCCT GTGGTGGAGGCTAAAAGGCAAGTTGAAGTACTTGAATCATACTTTGAACAAAGAGGAGTTGAACTGCCAAATGGATATGTAACTTGTAGAGTTGTACTTTCAAACCCCAGCTGCAG GGCTCTTCCTTTCATTGATTTCCCACCAGAGGTTGTTCCGTTTGATCAGTTGATAACGCCTCAGCCAGAAACAAAAGATGTGTTTACTGGTTGGAATTCTCGGATTAAGGAGGCATTTCGTGGAGGAAAGAAAGAAGATCTAGATAGGATCAATCGGTTCAATCAACAGCTGCATTTTGTTCTAAGCACAGCTCCGATGTGGGATAA GTTTGAGCTGGAGGGAAATAAACATCTTCTTGGAGAATTCCTTAGATTTGAAGGGAAGGATGTATGGGCTTTGAGACAGATTAAGAGATCCAAAGTTAGTCGATTGGTTATCCAAAAGTCAGCGATGTTTGGCTTCG GTTGTTCAGAGTTCCAAGTGCTGTACTCAGCCCGAGATTATCGAAGTCAGGGGGCTTCAGGTTCTAAATGGAAGGAAGTAACGGTGAAATCAAGTATAGAAGTACTTTTTCAACAACAGAATTCTACTAAAGTTCGCAAGTTCAAACTTTCTTCAATCACTTCTATGTCACTGTCTGCATGA
- the LOC113281731 gene encoding uncharacterized protein LOC113281731 isoform X2, whose protein sequence is MVVTKEKVVVIHVKNFSGHVKIDSDGSWICAGGEKQPKLENHPNPVVEAKRQVEVLESYFEQRGVELPNGYVTCRVVLSNPSCRALPFIDFPPEVVPFDQLITPQPETKDVFTGWNSRIKEAFRGGKKEDLDRINRFNQQLHFVLSTAPMFELEGNKHLLGEFLRFEGKDVWALRQIKRSKVSRLVIQKSAMFGFGCSEFQVLYSARDYRSQGASGSKWKEVTVKSSIEVLFQQQNSTKVRKFKLSSITSMSLSA, encoded by the exons ATGGTTGTCACCAAAGA GAAAGTAGTGGTGATCCATGTTAAGAACTTTTCTGGGCATGTAAAGATTGATTCAGATGGTAGTTGGATTTGTGCTGGAGGAGAAAAACAACCAAAATTAGAGAATCATCCAAATCCT GTGGTGGAGGCTAAAAGGCAAGTTGAAGTACTTGAATCATACTTTGAACAAAGAGGAGTTGAACTGCCAAATGGATATGTAACTTGTAGAGTTGTACTTTCAAACCCCAGCTGCAG GGCTCTTCCTTTCATTGATTTCCCACCAGAGGTTGTTCCGTTTGATCAGTTGATAACGCCTCAGCCAGAAACAAAAGATGTGTTTACTGGTTGGAATTCTCGGATTAAGGAGGCATTTCGTGGAGGAAAGAAAGAAGATCTAGATAGGATCAATCGGTTCAATCAACAGCTGCATTTTGTTCTAAGCACAGCTCCGAT GTTTGAGCTGGAGGGAAATAAACATCTTCTTGGAGAATTCCTTAGATTTGAAGGGAAGGATGTATGGGCTTTGAGACAGATTAAGAGATCCAAAGTTAGTCGATTGGTTATCCAAAAGTCAGCGATGTTTGGCTTCG GTTGTTCAGAGTTCCAAGTGCTGTACTCAGCCCGAGATTATCGAAGTCAGGGGGCTTCAGGTTCTAAATGGAAGGAAGTAACGGTGAAATCAAGTATAGAAGTACTTTTTCAACAACAGAATTCTACTAAAGTTCGCAAGTTCAAACTTTCTTCAATCACTTCTATGTCACTGTCTGCATGA
- the LOC113281724 gene encoding acyl-CoA 5-desaturase AL21-like, translating into MAMQVTDYGVAQPQGTENELTPLIRGLDYFWDATNLGILILEHICVLAAPFYFTWSAFWVFVILSILTGPIGVSLSYHRNLSHKSLKLTKSLEYLFAYFGLHAAQGDPIFWVSIHRYHHQFVDSVKDPHSPVEGFWFSHIIWTFRNTYIWEKCGNRNNVMDLQKQAYYRFLQKTMSLHIVGLGLLLYIAGGLPHLIYGMGVRMAYVHHSFFFINSVCHIWGKRPYNSKDLSKNNWVVNLINLSGEGWHNNHHAFEFSARVGLEWWQLDLPWYIIKLLESLGLATDVKVPSEIQKLKITTRCILINDLVWLFNL; encoded by the exons ATGGCTATGCAGGTAACTGATTATGGTGTGGCACAACCGCAAGGTACAGAAAATGAGCTGACGCCTCTGATAAGAGGACTGGATTATTTCTGGGATGCCACAAACCTGGGGATACTAATTCTGGAACATATATGTGTACTAGCTGCTCCATTCTATTTTACTTGGAGTGCATTTTGGGTTTTTGTGATATTGAGTATCCTAACAGGACCCATAGGGGTTAGTCTTAGTTACCATAGAAACCTTTCACACAAAAGTTTGAAGCTCACAAAATCACTTGAATATTTGTTTGCTTATTTCGGACTTCATGCAGCACAG GGAGACCCTATATTTTGGGTAAGCATTCATCGGTATCACCATCAGTTTGTAGATTCCGTTAAAGACCCACACAGCCCGGTTGAAGGATTCTGGTTTAGCCACATAATTTGGACTTTTCGAAACACCTATATATGGGAAAAG TGTGGAAATCGTAACAATGTAATGGATTTACAAAAGCAAGCTTACTACAGGTTTCTTCAGAAGACAATGTCGCTTCATATAGTTGGACTAGGACTGTTGTTGTACATTGCAGGAGGATTGCCCCACCTTATTTATGGAATG GGTGTTAGAATGGCATATGTACACCATTCCTTTTTCTTCATCAATTCAGTATGCCATATATGGGGTAAAAGGCCGTACAACTCCAAAGATTTATCCAAGAACAATTGGGTGGTGAACCTAATCAACTTAAGTGGAGAAGGTTGGCACAACAATCATCACGCCTTTGAGTTCTCCGCTCGGGTAGGGCTCGAATGGTGGCAGCTCGACCTTCCTTGGTACATTATAAAGCTACTAGAGAGCCTTGGGTTAGCAACAGACGTCAAAGTCCCTTCCGAGATTCAGAAACTAAAAAT taCTACCAGATGTATTTTAATAAATGACTTGGTTTGGCTTTTCAACCTCTAG